Below is a window of Allomuricauda ruestringensis DSM 13258 DNA.
TTAAACATACCCCAATTACACTGAACACTCTTCCCAACTAAGGGGAAGGCACATCTTCTTCACTCAATTTGAGATAATGATAATTTAATATTCACTATATTCTTAAAATGAATTTTTTTTAACCTCTTAAACATTACGTTAATTATTTATCTGATAATCAACAAAAACCTTACAATTTATTTATGTATTTTGATATTTTTGAAGAAATACGTTAATGATGAGATTGGAGAAACAAGGTTTATACTTACCGGAATTTGAGCATGATAACTGCGGTGCAGGTTTCATCTGTAGCCTCAAAGGAATAAAGTCTAACGACATAATACACAAAGCCCTCGAAATCCTAGATAAATTAGAGCATAGAGGTGCTGTAAGTGCCGATGGAAAAACTGGAGATGGTGCAGGAATATTAATAGATATACCCCATGATTTTTTCGTGGATACCTGCACTTTTGATCTGCCAGAAGCAGGAGAATATGCCGTAGGAAATGTATTTCTGCCTCAAAAGCAAAACCAGCGTGATTTTTGCATAAAGGTTCTTGAAGAAAACATAGCAAAGCAAGGGCTCCAATTATTAGGTTGGAGAGATGTACCCGTTAACCGTTCCGTTCCAGGACGAATAGCTGCCGAAACTGAACCTTATGTAATGCAGGTTTTTGTAGCCAAAGGGAAAGACTTGGACGATTTCCAGTTCAATCTTAAACTTTTTATTGCCCGTAAAATTACAGAGCACACTGTAATAGAAAGCAAACTATCGGAAAGGGATTTTTTCTACCTGCCCAGCCTATCCACTAAAATCATCATATTCAAAGGGCTTTTGGTACCAAAGGATATAAGCAGGTATTACGAAGACCTTTTAGATCCTCGCGTTGTTACACGCTTGGCATTGGTGCACCAAAGATTCTCCACAAATACATTCCCAATGTGGGATTTGGCTCAACCCTTTAGGTACATGTGCCATAATGGAGAAATCAACACTTTACGAGGAAATGTTTCCCGCATGCGCTCACGCGAAGAATTGATGGAAAGTGACTGGTTTGGTGAAGACATTAAAAAGATACTTCCCATTGTATTGCCAGCCAAGTCCGACTCCGCAAGTATGGATATGGTGGTCGAACTACTTTTAATGACAGGTCGCTCCTTGCCCGAAGTGATGATGATGTTGGTTCCCGAAGCATGGGAAAAAAACCCCGATATGTCCGAGGCCAAAAGAGCGTTCTATGAATACAACTCCTGCCTCATGGAACCATGGGATGGACCGGCATCCATACCCTTTACGGATGGAAATTATATTGGTGCCGTACTCGACAGGAACGGACTACGTCCATCAAGATATTCCGTTACCAAACAAGGATATGTAATCATGTCCTCGGAAACCGGTGTAGTTGAATTGGAACCAGAAGACATTGAATTTCACGGAAGACTGGAGCCCGGAAAAATGTTCTTGGTAAACATGGAGGAAGGAAGAATTATAAATGATGAGGAAATCAAGGAGCATATCGCCAAAAAACATCCATACAAAAAATGGTTGAAGGACAACTTGGTGCATTTAAAAGAGATACCATATAATGATTGTCCTGTTTTCTTCGGCGAATTCCCTTTGCAAACCCGAAGAACAGCTTTTGGATACACCCAAGAAGACATCAATACCATTATAATGCCCATGGCCCAAAATGGTAAAGAACCCATTGGTTCCATGGGGTCCGACACACCAATTGCCGTGCTGTCCGAGCGCCCGCAATTGATCTACAACTACTTTAAACAACTTTTCGCCCAGGTAACCAACCCACCACTGGATGGTATTCGAGAAGAATTAATCACAGATATTAGTCTCACACTTGGAAGTGATCACAATATTTTTGATTTTTCAGAATTGCACTGCCGTAAGCTAAAAATCCAAAACCCTGTTATTTCCAAAGAGGATTTGGATAAAATCAAAAATTATGATGCCAGTCCGGACTACAAGGTGGTATCCATTTCCATGCTCTACGAAATCCAAAAAGGGCACAATGGATTGGAAGAAGCCTTGGATTCCATCTTACAACAAGCATCCGATGCCATTGATGAGGATGCAAACATCATCATCCTATCGGATAGAATGGTGAGTGCCGAAATGGCCCCTATACCAGCACTTTTGGCATGTTCCTATATAAACAGCGGACTAAGAAAATTAGGAAAACGCTCCAAATTAAGCATCATCATCGAATCTGCCGAACCACGTGAAGTACATCATTTTGCCTTGTTGTTCGGTTTCGGCGCAAGTGCCATCAACCCTTATTTGGTAAACGAAATTATTGGTGAACAAATCGAAGAGAACAACATTACCGATTATACTTTCGAAGAAGCGGTCAAAAATTACAACAAGGCCATCGGTAAGGGTATACTCAAGGTAATGAACAAAATCGGGATATCTACCCTTAACTCCTACCGAGGTTCACAACTTTTCGAGTGTATCGGAATAAATACCACGGTTGTGGACAAATATTTCCCAAACACCCCGACCCGTATTCAGGGAATTGGGCTATATGAAATAGAGAAAGAAGTAACCAAACGCCACAAAAAGGCGTTCCTATCACAGGAAATAGCAGCCAATCTCGATATTGAGGTTGGTGGAGAGTATCGATGGAGAAGAAATGGCGAGAAGCACATGTTCAATCCATTAAGTGTCGCCATGCTTCAAAAATCGGTACGCAATAACGAGCCGGATACCTATAAAGAGTATTCCAAATTGGTCAATGAGCAATCCAAACACCTAATGACCATCCGTGGACTGTTCGAATTTTCGAACTACGACCCTATTCCCATTGAAGAAGTTGAACCTTGGACAGAAATTGTAAAAAGGTTTAAAACTGGGGCCATGTCCTACGGAAGTATCAGCAAGGAAGCCCACGAAAATCTTGCGATTGCCATGAACCGAATTGGAGGCAAGAGTAATTCAGGTGAAGGAGGAGAGGATTCGGCTCGTTTCTATAAAAGTCAAACCGGTGACTGGAAAAACAGTGCCATAAAGCAGGTGGCCTCAGGTAGATTTGGGGTAACCTCCAACTATCTTACCAGTGCACAAGAAATACAGATTAAAATGGCTCAGGGGGCAAAACCAGGTGAAGGTGGTCAGTTGCCAGGCCCAAAAGTAAACCCCGCCATTGCAAAAACAAGGAATTCAACTCCCTATGTTGGGTTGATTTCTCCACCTCCCCACCACGATATTTACTCCATTGAGGATTTATCGCAGTTGATCTACGACTTAAAATCTGCCAACAGAGAAGCAAGGATCAATGTGAAATTAGTTTCAGAAGTTGGTGTGGGAACGGTAGCCGCTGGTGTTGCCAAAGCCAAGGCCGATGTCATTTTAATCTCAGGATTTGATGGAGGAACTGGGGCATCACCTTTAACTTCCTTAAAACACGCTGGCCTGCCTTGGGAACTTGGAATAGCCGAGGCCCAACAAACTTTGGTACTGAACGACCTACGAAACAGGGTAACCTTGGAATGTGACGGGCAGTTAAAAACAGGTAGGGATGTTGCAATCGCATGCCTTTTGGGAGCAGAAGAATTTGGATTTGCCACAGCTCCGCTTGTAGCATCCGGTTGTGTAATGATGCGTGTTTGCCATTTGAACACATGCCCCGTAGGCATTGCCACGCAGAACCCTGAACTTCGTAAAAAGTTTGAAGGAAAACCCGAGCACGTAGTCAACTACATGTATTTTGTAGCCCAAGAGCTTCGTGAGATTATGGCCAAACTTGGTTTTAGAACATTGAATGAAATGGTTGGTCAGGTTCAGAAATTGGACAGAAAAAAGGCCATTGAACATTACAAAGCAGCAGGTATCGATTTGACACCAATTCTTTATCAAGTTGATGTACCTGAAGGAACCAAGTTTCATAATACGGAAAAACAATATCACGAAATAGATAAGTCCATCGAGTTTGAAATCATAGGCAAAGCCCACCCTGCCCTATTCAGAAAAGAGAAGACCACTTTGGATTTCCCTATCTACAATACGGATAGAGCTGTGGGTGCCATCATTAGTAACGAGATTTCAAAAATTTATGGTGCCGACGGCTTACCTGAAAACACCTTGAGATTGAACTTTACAGGTTCCGCTGGGCAAAGTTTTGGTGCTTTCGCCACTAAAGGGCTTACCATGGTGGTCAACGGAAACACCAACGATTATCTTGGAAAAGGTTTGTCAGGAGCTAAATTGGTCATCAAAGTGCCGTTTAAGTCAACCATAAAACCAGAGGATAACATTATCACAGGAAATGTTACCTTATATGGGGCCACTTCGGGTGAAGCCTACATCAACGGTAAAGCAGGAGAGCGGTTCTGCGTAAGAAACTCAGGAGCCAAAGCAGTGGTTGAAGGAATTGGCGATCACGGATGTGAATATATGACAGGTGGCGTTGCCGTTATCCTTGGCTCCGTTGGAAGAAATTTCGGTGCTGGTATGAGCGGTGGTATCGCCTTTGTTTACGACAAGGACAATACATTCAGACA
It encodes the following:
- the gltB gene encoding glutamate synthase large subunit: MRLEKQGLYLPEFEHDNCGAGFICSLKGIKSNDIIHKALEILDKLEHRGAVSADGKTGDGAGILIDIPHDFFVDTCTFDLPEAGEYAVGNVFLPQKQNQRDFCIKVLEENIAKQGLQLLGWRDVPVNRSVPGRIAAETEPYVMQVFVAKGKDLDDFQFNLKLFIARKITEHTVIESKLSERDFFYLPSLSTKIIIFKGLLVPKDISRYYEDLLDPRVVTRLALVHQRFSTNTFPMWDLAQPFRYMCHNGEINTLRGNVSRMRSREELMESDWFGEDIKKILPIVLPAKSDSASMDMVVELLLMTGRSLPEVMMMLVPEAWEKNPDMSEAKRAFYEYNSCLMEPWDGPASIPFTDGNYIGAVLDRNGLRPSRYSVTKQGYVIMSSETGVVELEPEDIEFHGRLEPGKMFLVNMEEGRIINDEEIKEHIAKKHPYKKWLKDNLVHLKEIPYNDCPVFFGEFPLQTRRTAFGYTQEDINTIIMPMAQNGKEPIGSMGSDTPIAVLSERPQLIYNYFKQLFAQVTNPPLDGIREELITDISLTLGSDHNIFDFSELHCRKLKIQNPVISKEDLDKIKNYDASPDYKVVSISMLYEIQKGHNGLEEALDSILQQASDAIDEDANIIILSDRMVSAEMAPIPALLACSYINSGLRKLGKRSKLSIIIESAEPREVHHFALLFGFGASAINPYLVNEIIGEQIEENNITDYTFEEAVKNYNKAIGKGILKVMNKIGISTLNSYRGSQLFECIGINTTVVDKYFPNTPTRIQGIGLYEIEKEVTKRHKKAFLSQEIAANLDIEVGGEYRWRRNGEKHMFNPLSVAMLQKSVRNNEPDTYKEYSKLVNEQSKHLMTIRGLFEFSNYDPIPIEEVEPWTEIVKRFKTGAMSYGSISKEAHENLAIAMNRIGGKSNSGEGGEDSARFYKSQTGDWKNSAIKQVASGRFGVTSNYLTSAQEIQIKMAQGAKPGEGGQLPGPKVNPAIAKTRNSTPYVGLISPPPHHDIYSIEDLSQLIYDLKSANREARINVKLVSEVGVGTVAAGVAKAKADVILISGFDGGTGASPLTSLKHAGLPWELGIAEAQQTLVLNDLRNRVTLECDGQLKTGRDVAIACLLGAEEFGFATAPLVASGCVMMRVCHLNTCPVGIATQNPELRKKFEGKPEHVVNYMYFVAQELREIMAKLGFRTLNEMVGQVQKLDRKKAIEHYKAAGIDLTPILYQVDVPEGTKFHNTEKQYHEIDKSIEFEIIGKAHPALFRKEKTTLDFPIYNTDRAVGAIISNEISKIYGADGLPENTLRLNFTGSAGQSFGAFATKGLTMVVNGNTNDYLGKGLSGAKLVIKVPFKSTIKPEDNIITGNVTLYGATSGEAYINGKAGERFCVRNSGAKAVVEGIGDHGCEYMTGGVAVILGSVGRNFGAGMSGGIAFVYDKDNTFRQKCNGDHLNLHPVDEDKDIKELKDLIENHYNATLSPLAQSILENWEKYLPKFIKVFPEEYRQALIRLEEEKMQTL